AGGACTGTGTACTAACAATCGTCTTAATCTGCCTATCTCTGAATTAACAAATATCCGGTTTGAATTTTTAGCCATGCAACATAGTTTGGATCATGAATGACAAGCTGAAGTACTAAGGGAGCTTATTGTGTTATACGTTTACAAATATACTAATGTTATTGCGGAGTTTTATTTCTTCATTACAAGGTAAATACCGGCGATCATTAAAAGCGCACCGATAAAACGTTTTACATCCATTACTCTTACGGCAGCATTTAAAAGTCCAAAATGATCAATGGTAATGGCAGCAATAACCTGACCTGTAATTACTAAGCCGATAGCAGCTCCTACACCTAAACGCGGTATTACAAAAGTGATGACAACAACATAAAATGCGATGATCAATCCTCCCATAAAGCCATACCACGGAGCATTTTTAAATGCTGCTATTGAAGGGAAGGTAGTTTTGGTAACTACCATATATAATACCAATGTGATCAGCCCTATAATAAACACGGATAAAGATGTTATAATTGGGTTTCCGATAGCTTTACTTAAAGCTGCATTGGAGGCAGCCTGTACAGGAATTAAAAAGCCCGAAATAAAGCTTAATGCAATTAGCAGATATTGATTATTCATAGCAGAAGTTTACGACATTTTGTTCTTAGCTTCAACACACCACATTAATTCGCTGATAAAAGTAGCAGCCCGCTTATCTGTTTTTTCTTTATCAAGAGCAACCCCGTTTTCGTCAAAACTTTTTTCAATATTCGGCACAGGAAACATGGCCGGTGCCATTAAAGCCCTGATCTTCCATAAAGAGAAATGCAAAGAAGTGATAACCTGCGTGCCTCCAAAAGGTCCATTCGATACCGTGGCAATCACCAAAGGTTTGCGATACCACTCTTCGTATAAAACATCTATTGCATTTTTTATGCTTGCAGGATAACCGCCGTTGTATTCAGGTGTAACAATGATAACGCCATTAGCTGCTTTTATTTTGCCGGCATACTCTAACAGTTTAGGAGAAGGGTTGGGGGTGTATTGCAAACGTTCATCGAAAATGGGGAATTGATACTCATTCAGATCAATTATTTCTGCAGTAGCTATTTTGTTTTCTTCCAAATAGTTTTTAAAATACAGTGCTACCCGGTGGCTTTTCCTTCCGGTTCGAACGCTTGATGAGATGATCGCAATATGTGCCATAAATATTAATTGATCTTTAGGGATGTCATAGAAATTGAGCCCATGATGGTTTTGTCGTTAAAGAAATTTACTTGCTCACTTTCTTTTTTCAATCCCAAGATATACAATAAAGGCATGTAGTGTTCCGGGGTAGGGATGGCTAGTGTCATTTCAGTTCCCAATGAATGATAACCCATTAATTGCTGATGTTCATTTTTTATTATCAGGTCTTTTAATTTTAAGTTTGCTTCATCCGCCCAATCGTATCCTTTATCCGGCGCATGCCAGTTTATGTTTCGCAAATTATGCACCATATTTCCGCTGCCGATAATTAAAACACCTTTATTGCGAAGAGACGATAGCTGTTTTGCCAATTCATAATGCCATTGAGGTGTTTTGGTATAATCCATACTCAATTGAATAACGGGAATATCCGCATCAGGATACATGTTTTTTACAACGCTCCAGCAGCCATGGTCCAAGCCCCAGTGTTCATCCAGCTTTGCTTCTGTGTGTGTAAGTAATTCTTTTGTTTCTTTTGCTAAAGCAGGATTTCCGGGAGCAGGATACTGTACATCAAATAGCTCCTGTGGAAAGCCACCAAAATCATGAATGGTTTTTGGTTTATCCATTGCCGTTATGAAAGTGCCTTTTGTTTCCCAATGAGCAGAGATACACAGTATGGCATTGGGCTTGGGTAAAGTTTTACCTGCTTCGCCCCAGCCTTTCGAAAATTCATTTTGCTCGATAGCATTCATTGGATTTCCATGACCGATGAATAATAATGGCATGGTTTCCGTTGCATCAAATGAACCGGTTATTTTAGCTAGATGATCTAATTGCATAATGAGATTCTAAAACAAAATTCTATAAACATTGTTCACGATTATAAGCCCGGCAACGCGTTGGCGTAAACTACCTTCTTGGAATCTTTTAAACGACTCAGCCTTGGCTCACCAAAAGATAATTCTTTTATTTGATAAGGAGGATATACATAGCATTGATACGGATCTTCATCATCGCATTCTACAAAAACAACCCATGCATCCGGATCGTCTAAAATAATGTCTCTTCTATATTTACCTGCCTGGAAGGTCCACGATAACGAATATTTTTTTGCATCACTTCGCCTCTGTGTTTTAACAGCTACTCCAATTTCATTTACATACAGATCATCTTCCCAGCTTTTTTCATCGGCAGAGTAAATAGTATAATCCGGTTCTTTAACCTTGGCAAATTTGCTCATTACCATTTTGCATGCTTCTTCGCCGATCTTACTTACAAAATGGTCTATCCTGATTTTCTGCAGGTTAGTTTGATTGGAATCAGAATAATCAATAGTGGCTACTACGTCCTTCGCAAAACTCCAGGCTTTAATGACTTTTTCTTTTTCAACATTCACCTGTATTATTTTATTATAAAACTTCATAGTGAATGAATGACGGACATATGCTTATAAACGTTGCGATAGTTTTTTACTGAAAACGAGGATCTCTTTAGAAGCTTTGTTATTCGACATGCCGTATACCCATTTGGGATTAATGATCTTATAAGAGCTATACAATTCTCT
The Ferruginibacter albus DNA segment above includes these coding regions:
- a CDS encoding DMT family transporter; the protein is MNNQYLLIALSFISGFLIPVQAASNAALSKAIGNPIITSLSVFIIGLITLVLYMVVTKTTFPSIAAFKNAPWYGFMGGLIIAFYVVVITFVIPRLGVGAAIGLVITGQVIAAITIDHFGLLNAAVRVMDVKRFIGALLMIAGIYLVMKK
- a CDS encoding NADPH-dependent FMN reductase is translated as MAHIAIISSSVRTGRKSHRVALYFKNYLEENKIATAEIIDLNEYQFPIFDERLQYTPNPSPKLLEYAGKIKAANGVIIVTPEYNGGYPASIKNAIDVLYEEWYRKPLVIATVSNGPFGGTQVITSLHFSLWKIRALMAPAMFPVPNIEKSFDENGVALDKEKTDKRAATFISELMWCVEAKNKMS
- the ygiD gene encoding 4,5-DOPA-extradiol-dioxygenase — protein: MQLDHLAKITGSFDATETMPLLFIGHGNPMNAIEQNEFSKGWGEAGKTLPKPNAILCISAHWETKGTFITAMDKPKTIHDFGGFPQELFDVQYPAPGNPALAKETKELLTHTEAKLDEHWGLDHGCWSVVKNMYPDADIPVIQLSMDYTKTPQWHYELAKQLSSLRNKGVLIIGSGNMVHNLRNINWHAPDKGYDWADEANLKLKDLIIKNEHQQLMGYHSLGTEMTLAIPTPEHYMPLLYILGLKKESEQVNFFNDKTIMGSISMTSLKIN